A genomic stretch from Nocardia wallacei includes:
- a CDS encoding class I SAM-dependent methyltransferase, which yields MGESGESVVDEAELNARRASSFGPEAAAYATHRPDYPVEGIRWALESLGGIAEREVVDLGAGTGKLTGGLAALGARVTAVEPDAAMRAEFARHHAEVPVLSGSAESIPLPDDSAHAVVVGQALHWFDLPAAFPEIARVLRPGGVLAAFWNTHDSSVKWVAELDRLSRSAVSSQRRAADPSPPSHPLFRPFERATFPHSQRRTAESLAATIGTHSHTLVVTPEERAEILDRITGYLRSRPETGVGEFQFPLRTLVVRAVLR from the coding sequence GTGGGCGAGAGCGGAGAGTCGGTGGTGGACGAGGCGGAACTGAACGCGCGGCGCGCGAGTTCCTTCGGCCCCGAGGCCGCGGCCTATGCCACGCACCGGCCCGACTATCCGGTGGAGGGAATCCGGTGGGCGCTGGAATCGCTCGGCGGTATCGCGGAGCGGGAGGTCGTTGATCTCGGCGCGGGCACCGGCAAGCTCACCGGTGGCCTCGCCGCACTCGGTGCGCGGGTGACGGCCGTCGAGCCCGATGCGGCCATGCGGGCCGAGTTCGCGCGGCACCACGCCGAGGTTCCGGTGCTGAGCGGCAGCGCCGAAAGCATTCCGCTGCCGGATGATTCGGCGCACGCCGTGGTCGTCGGCCAGGCGCTGCACTGGTTCGATCTGCCCGCGGCGTTTCCGGAGATCGCGCGGGTACTGCGGCCGGGCGGTGTCCTGGCCGCGTTCTGGAACACCCACGACAGCTCGGTCAAGTGGGTCGCCGAGCTGGATCGGCTGTCCCGCTCGGCGGTGTCGTCCCAGCGGCGCGCCGCTGACCCGTCGCCGCCGTCACACCCGCTGTTCCGCCCGTTCGAGCGGGCCACCTTCCCGCACTCGCAGCGTCGCACCGCCGAGAGCCTGGCGGCGACGATCGGGACGCATTCGCACACGCTCGTCGTCACACCGGAGGAGCGTGCGGAGATCCTCGACCGCATCACCGGATACCTGCGTTCGCGTCCGGAGACGGGGGTGGGGGAGTTCCAATTTCCTTTGCGCACCTTGGTGGTTCGCGCGGTACTGCGCTAG
- a CDS encoding LysR family transcriptional regulator, translating to MDIDTRLLRYFAAVAEEGHLTRAARRLYVSQPALTKQIRQLETRLGVELFERSHTGMTLTEAGRVLAERVPGLLADWDAILRAAKGGAARAARVLRVGFIASAAHEHTAGIVAEFRRRNPDWQVDMRQFGWLEPSAGLASGDVDVALVWLPFPDQRSYRLRELFTEPRWIALPTGHRLADRSEITFEQLWDEPFVAAPPDSGAWRDFWIGADSRPPETVVVGALAHNTDEWLTAIGNGFGISFTPASSARYYPRPGVEYRPVTGIGPLVVGVAWPVVGDSNPLVHSFVDCCVAVIHGD from the coding sequence ATGGACATCGACACCCGTCTGCTGCGGTATTTCGCCGCCGTGGCCGAGGAGGGTCACCTGACTCGGGCGGCGCGGCGGCTCTACGTGTCGCAACCGGCGCTGACCAAGCAGATCAGGCAGCTGGAGACCAGGCTCGGCGTCGAACTGTTCGAGCGCTCGCACACCGGGATGACGCTGACCGAGGCGGGACGCGTACTGGCCGAACGGGTTCCGGGCCTGCTGGCCGACTGGGACGCGATCCTCCGGGCGGCCAAGGGCGGTGCCGCGCGGGCCGCCCGGGTGCTGCGGGTCGGGTTCATCGCGAGCGCGGCGCACGAGCACACCGCCGGGATCGTCGCCGAGTTCCGGCGGCGCAATCCGGACTGGCAGGTGGACATGCGGCAGTTCGGCTGGCTCGAGCCGAGCGCGGGGCTGGCGTCCGGCGATGTGGATGTCGCCCTGGTGTGGCTGCCGTTCCCCGACCAGCGTTCCTACCGGCTGCGGGAGCTGTTCACCGAACCTCGGTGGATCGCGCTGCCCACCGGCCACCGCCTGGCCGACCGCTCGGAGATCACGTTCGAGCAGCTGTGGGACGAGCCGTTCGTCGCGGCGCCGCCGGACAGCGGCGCCTGGCGCGACTTCTGGATCGGCGCCGATTCCCGGCCGCCGGAGACGGTGGTCGTCGGCGCGCTCGCGCACAACACCGACGAGTGGCTCACCGCCATCGGCAACGGCTTCGGAATCAGCTTCACCCCGGCGTCCTCGGCGCGCTACTACCCGCGGCCGGGCGTGGAGTACCGGCCGGTGACGGGGATCGGCCCGCTGGTCGTCGGCGTGGCATGGCCCGTGGTCGGCGACTCGAATCCCTTGGTGCACAGCTTCGTCGACTGCTGTGTGGCGGTAATTCACGGCGATTAG
- a CDS encoding class I SAM-dependent methyltransferase, with product MTEPEDVRRTRRGYDEVAELYKSMFDDALAASPFDRAMLGVFAERVGTGAVADLGCGPGRITTHLAALGLDVFGIDLSPEMIRLARAARPDLRYVVGSMENLAVPDAALAGIVAWYSVIHTPPVRVPVIVAEFHRVLASGGQLILAFQTTDGDDVRTHDHKVAPSYLWPPDRVAELLGEGGFRTVARLVREPGDEAHPLAYLLAEKSSAS from the coding sequence GTGACGGAACCCGAGGATGTGCGGCGGACGCGCCGCGGCTACGACGAGGTGGCCGAGCTGTACAAGTCGATGTTCGACGACGCGCTCGCCGCGAGCCCGTTCGACCGGGCGATGCTGGGCGTGTTCGCCGAGCGGGTGGGTACCGGCGCCGTCGCCGATCTCGGCTGCGGGCCGGGCCGGATCACCACACACCTGGCCGCGCTCGGGCTCGACGTGTTCGGTATCGATCTGTCGCCGGAGATGATCCGCCTGGCCCGCGCCGCCCGGCCGGACCTGCGCTACGTGGTCGGGTCGATGGAGAATCTCGCGGTGCCGGACGCTGCGCTGGCCGGAATCGTGGCGTGGTACAGCGTCATTCACACGCCGCCGGTCCGGGTGCCCGTCATCGTGGCGGAGTTCCACCGCGTGCTCGCCTCCGGCGGGCAGCTGATCCTGGCGTTCCAGACCACCGACGGCGACGACGTGCGGACCCACGACCACAAGGTCGCGCCCAGTTACCTCTGGCCGCCGGACCGCGTAGCGGAGTTACTGGGCGAGGGCGGGTTCCGGACGGTCGCCCGGCTGGTGCGAGAGCCGGGCGACGAGGCGCATCCACTGGCGTACCTGCTGGCGGAGAAGTCCTCGGCGAGTTGA
- a CDS encoding phytoene desaturase family protein — protein MQPTRASYDVVVAGGGHNGLVAAAYLARAGRSVLVLERQDHLGGAAVSERVFDGVDARLSRYSYLVSLLPRQLIRELGLRFETCRRRISSYTPVGDTGLLIDTADEYRTRASFLRITGSEADFRAWQEFYGRTGRLAQRVFPTLTRPLPTRAELQRLIDDSATWEALFERPLGETIEASFADDTVRGVVLTDALIGTFTHAHDPTLRQNRCFLYHVIGGGTGDWDVPIGGMGALTDALAAAARAAGAELCTGRAVTAVETDGATAEVRFDGGAVGAGHVLVNAAPRELARLLGEPVPERPEGAQLKINMLLRRLPRLRDSVDPAEAFAGTFHIAEGYAQLDRAYLEAEGGRLPSAPPAEIYCHTLTDPSILAPDLVTQGAHTLTLFGLHTPASLFLDDPDETKQRLVTATLAQLDSVLAEPIRECLAVDAHGRPCLEAKSPLDLEREVGLPGGHIFHRDLDFPFRADDATDPADRWGVGTGHRNVLLCGAGAVRGGGVSGIGGHNAAMAVLESDRG, from the coding sequence ATGCAGCCCACACGTGCCTCCTACGATGTCGTCGTCGCCGGTGGCGGCCACAACGGGCTGGTGGCGGCCGCGTATCTGGCCCGCGCCGGGCGTTCGGTGTTGGTGCTCGAACGGCAGGACCACCTCGGCGGCGCGGCCGTGTCCGAGCGGGTGTTCGACGGCGTGGACGCGCGGCTGTCCCGGTACTCGTATCTGGTGAGCCTGCTGCCGCGGCAACTGATCCGGGAGCTGGGGCTGCGGTTCGAGACATGCAGGCGGCGGATCTCGTCGTATACGCCCGTCGGTGACACCGGGTTGCTGATCGATACCGCGGACGAGTACCGCACGCGTGCGAGCTTTCTGCGAATCACCGGTTCCGAGGCCGACTTCCGTGCCTGGCAGGAGTTCTACGGCCGGACCGGACGGCTCGCGCAGCGGGTGTTCCCGACCCTGACCCGGCCGCTGCCGACCCGCGCCGAACTGCAGCGGCTGATCGACGACTCCGCCACCTGGGAGGCGCTGTTCGAACGCCCGCTGGGCGAGACGATCGAGGCGTCGTTCGCCGACGACACGGTGCGTGGCGTCGTCCTCACCGACGCGCTGATCGGCACCTTCACCCATGCCCACGACCCGACCCTGCGGCAGAACCGCTGTTTTCTGTACCACGTGATCGGCGGCGGGACCGGCGACTGGGATGTGCCGATCGGCGGGATGGGCGCACTGACCGACGCGCTCGCCGCGGCCGCCCGTGCCGCGGGCGCCGAACTGTGCACCGGTCGCGCGGTCACCGCCGTCGAAACCGACGGCGCCACCGCGGAAGTCCGCTTCGACGGCGGCGCGGTCGGGGCGGGGCACGTGCTGGTGAACGCCGCGCCGCGCGAGCTGGCGCGGCTGCTCGGCGAGCCGGTGCCGGAGCGGCCGGAGGGCGCGCAGCTCAAGATCAACATGCTGCTCCGGCGGCTGCCGCGGTTGCGGGATTCGGTCGACCCCGCCGAGGCGTTCGCCGGGACCTTCCATATCGCCGAGGGGTACGCGCAATTGGATCGGGCCTATCTCGAGGCCGAGGGCGGCCGGTTGCCGTCCGCGCCGCCCGCCGAGATCTACTGCCACACCCTCACCGACCCCTCGATCCTCGCGCCCGATCTGGTGACGCAGGGCGCGCACACCCTGACCCTGTTCGGATTGCACACTCCCGCAAGCCTTTTTCTCGACGACCCGGACGAGACCAAGCAGCGCCTGGTAACCGCCACCCTGGCGCAGCTGGATTCGGTACTGGCCGAACCGATCCGGGAGTGCCTCGCGGTGGACGCGCACGGCCGCCCCTGCCTCGAGGCCAAGAGCCCGCTGGACCTGGAACGCGAGGTCGGCCTCCCCGGCGGCCACATCTTTCATCGCGATCTGGACTTCCCCTTCCGCGCCGACGACGCCACCGACCCGGCCGACCGGTGGGGCGTGGGCACGGGACACCGCAATGTCCTGCTCTGCGGTGCGGGCGCGGTGCGCGGCGGCGGGGTCAGCGGAATCGGCGGCCACAATGCCGCCATGGCGGTACTGGAGAGCGATCGCGGCTGA